One window of Nocardia sp. NBC_00508 genomic DNA carries:
- a CDS encoding DNA-directed RNA polymerase subunit beta, which translates to MTPTQHSPAACTTDASADCHASYTPKPGESPCAGDIAAVTVPEWLGRMVHDHLARRYLLGPVIAHGSHRWTILARPDDTGTLAADRDIFTALLRAAATIVPDGGEIVLPSPGDENTGYRRWVVAPRDTFRPHISTVVQSIISCAGSGLKPHNHKGIQGRDTPRRL; encoded by the coding sequence ATGACGCCGACCCAGCACTCACCCGCTGCCTGTACTACCGACGCGTCTGCGGACTGCCATGCTTCGTACACACCGAAACCCGGCGAATCACCCTGCGCCGGAGACATCGCCGCCGTCACCGTTCCCGAGTGGCTCGGCAGAATGGTGCACGACCACCTCGCCAGGCGATACCTCCTCGGACCCGTCATTGCACACGGCTCCCACCGCTGGACCATCCTCGCCCGCCCCGACGACACCGGCACACTCGCCGCCGACAGAGACATCTTCACCGCACTTCTGCGCGCAGCCGCGACGATCGTGCCCGACGGCGGCGAAATAGTCCTGCCCTCCCCCGGCGACGAGAACACCGGATACCGACGATGGGTCGTCGCACCACGCGACACCTTCCGGCCCCACATCAGCACCGTCGTGCAGTCGATCATCAGCTGTGCCGGATCGGGCCTGAAACCGCACAACCACAAGGGAATCCAAGGTCGCGACACACCACGTCGGTTGTAG
- a CDS encoding helix-turn-helix domain-containing protein, with translation MTTGEVIRRIRKSLGMTQSELGALLNFSQPAVSGLERGGPASHDVRVLRLVARALGVPLAILVVESDQEADVDRRNFFRAGVLGSAGAAMTSATASVHSQSTSVKVGASDVAAINESVNQIHELDLVVGGDRLCRVAANQVRYVEQLLNHGSYTEDVGRTLTSACAEMMTAAGWVHYDAGRLDDARRYYSDAVHAATAAGDGIAAAHALGNASCLMVSGPGEMRANHVAAQYAQAASRAALRDGGPKLRALMAIREADAHGASGDEAAMAAAITRAYRAYESSRGHDPDWVFLPEAELRFITGKAHMRVGKHDAATVHIQAAIDSSSAWPRERAAWQLNLARNLVNAGDVAQACAMLTDNFDTISALSSTRLHQRIDAIANTVRTHAAIPEVREFLGKRAARI, from the coding sequence ATGACGACCGGCGAAGTCATCCGGCGGATCAGGAAATCCCTCGGCATGACCCAGAGCGAGCTGGGTGCGCTCCTCAACTTCTCGCAGCCCGCTGTCTCCGGTTTGGAGCGAGGCGGCCCTGCCTCCCATGATGTGCGCGTCCTCCGGCTCGTGGCTCGTGCACTCGGGGTTCCGCTTGCCATACTGGTGGTGGAGTCGGACCAGGAGGCAGATGTGGACCGTCGCAACTTCTTCAGAGCAGGGGTACTAGGGAGTGCGGGGGCCGCCATGACGTCGGCAACCGCCTCAGTCCATTCGCAATCGACATCCGTGAAGGTCGGCGCAAGCGATGTCGCTGCCATCAATGAGAGCGTGAACCAGATCCACGAGCTGGATTTGGTGGTAGGCGGCGACCGGTTGTGCCGGGTGGCCGCCAACCAAGTTCGCTACGTCGAGCAGCTGCTCAACCATGGCAGCTACACCGAGGATGTCGGGCGGACGCTCACCAGCGCATGCGCCGAAATGATGACCGCTGCGGGTTGGGTCCACTACGACGCAGGTCGGCTCGACGATGCTCGCCGCTACTATTCGGACGCTGTGCATGCTGCCACCGCGGCGGGTGATGGGATCGCGGCGGCGCATGCCTTGGGCAACGCCAGTTGCCTCATGGTGAGCGGTCCCGGAGAGATGAGAGCGAATCACGTGGCCGCACAGTACGCACAGGCCGCATCGCGGGCGGCACTTCGTGACGGCGGTCCGAAGCTGCGAGCATTGATGGCGATCCGTGAGGCCGATGCCCACGGAGCAAGCGGCGACGAGGCCGCAATGGCGGCGGCGATTACCCGGGCGTACCGTGCGTATGAATCCAGTCGGGGACATGACCCGGACTGGGTGTTCCTGCCCGAGGCTGAACTCAGGTTCATCACTGGTAAGGCCCACATGCGGGTTGGCAAACACGATGCAGCGACCGTCCACATACAAGCCGCCATCGACAGTTCGTCGGCTTGGCCACGAGAACGCGCCGCCTGGCAGCTCAACCTCGCTCGTAACCTCGTCAATGCTGGTGACGTCGCCCAAGCGTGTGCCATGCTGACTGACAACTTCGACACCATCAGCGCCCTCTCCTCTACACGCCTGCACCAACGCATCGACGCAATCGCCAACACGGTTCGTACGCATGCCGCAATACCGGAGGTGCGCGAGTTCTTGGGCAAGCGCGCGGCGCGGATCTAG